DNA from Chloroherpetonaceae bacterium:
GCGGAGGGTTATTACGCTTAATTCTACTGCTAGTGGAAATGCACTTGAGAGGAATTTTGTTTCCTTTAGCAACAATGCGCCTTTTATACAGGCTTCAACAGGAGATTACTCCCGCTTAAAATTTAATCTTACAGCAATTCCAAAAACTGCGGAAGTTGTTAGCGCTGAGCTGTCGTTTCATAGAGATACCCTTTACTTCGCATTTCCTACAAGTTCTTCATTAGGGTTAAACTTAAATTATGCTGATTCTGCAAGGGTAATCGGAAGAAGATTTGCCTCATTTTCGCTTTTCCCTGATTCAGCAGCTCGTTATAGGGTTTCAATAACGCCTATAAGCCAGATTGTATTTGAATGGGTTCGGCGCCCGGAGCAAAATTTGGGATTCATTGTAACGCCTTTTATCGATGGCGGGTCGCCTTTTTTATGGAAGTTGTATGGGAATGATGCAGCCACTTCTTTAAAACCTCGTTTGAAAGTGATTTACATTTCAAAAGATTAAACCCCTGCATCAATGGCAAGTGAACACCAGCCTGATATCTCGTATGTTATTCCACTTTATAATGAGTCGGAATCGTTGCCGGAATTAATTGATCAGATTAAAGATGCGCTGACGAAAAGTAATCTCGCAACTTTATTTGGACGAAAGCCTCAAATTGAAATCCTTTTGATTAACGATGGTTCTTCCGATGGTTCCGATAAAGTCGCCAAACAATTAATCCAAAAAAATCCGGAGATTAAACTTATTTCCTTTAGAAGAAACTATGGCAAATCGGCAGCTTTAGATGCGGGATTCAAAGAAGCAAAAGGAAGATATGTGATTACGATGGACGCCGATTTGCAAGACAGCCCTTATGAAACCGAACCTCTTATTAGAAAGGTAGAAGAAGGCTTTGACCTTGTCAGCGGTTGGAAACAAAAGAGATTTGATCCACTGAGCAAAACAATCCCCTCTAAACTGTTCAACTTTGTGACTTCCCGTCTTGCTGGAATTCCGATTCATGATTTTAATTGTGGTTTAAAAATTTACCGAAACGATGTGGTAAAGTCTGTTCATGTTTATGGGGAAATGCATCGATATATCCCTGTGCTTGCGAAATGGAATGGCTTTACTGTATCAGAGCTTGTGGTTGAGCATCGTGCAAGAAAATATGGTTCAACTAAATTTGGAATCAGCCGATTTTTTTATGGTTTTCTTGACCTGCTTACCGTCCTTTTTATTACCAAATACATGAAGCGGCCGATGCACTTTTTTGGTGTATTCGGCATTATCTGCACATTTAGTGGATCTGCCTTAGGATTGTATCTGACCATCGAAAAGCTTTTTTATGATGCCTATTTAAGCAATCGGCCGATGCTTTTTCTCTCAGTGCTACTCATTATTTTAGGAGTTCAACTCTTTATGGGTGGTTTGTTGGGAGAAATGATTACAAAATCTTATCACCGCGTGGAATCGTATTTGATCAAAGAAAGAATCAATTTTGAAAATTGATTCCATTTACTCCCTTCCTCCGTTCTTCATAAATTGAATTTTTATTCATTTCCCGATGACTGATAATTTCAAATTGAATATGAAACGACTGCTTCTAAGGCTGTTTGTTAGCTTTTTTTCTCTTTCCCTCTCCACACCTGCCCTATGCCAAATCGAATTGATGGAGCTTTTGGAAGAAAAGCCGGATAAAAACGCGATGCAAGAATGGTCATTTATTTCAAGTTCAACTTGCGGTATAAATTCATTTAAGAGCAAGTATCCAAATGCAAATGGCCGAGGGGTACTCATTTTTATTTTGGATACGGGTGTTGATATGGGAATCCAAGGGCTGCGTCAGTTGCCAAATGGAAAACCAAAAGTTGTTGCAGCGTATGATTTTTCTAGTTCTGGAGACATCGCACTAATGAGTTACACGGTTCCGGTTTCAGGAGACATCATTCATGAAGGAAAGCCCTTTAAAAGTCTTCAAAAGCTTCTAAGGCTATCACAAAACGAGAAAGTGTATTTAGGGCTCTATGACGAAAAGAGAAGACAAAATGCTGATGTTTCAGATTTAGATCTTGATGGAAAAAGTGAAAGTGTCTTTGGTATTGCAGTGGTTGAAACCAAAGAGGGACCGAGATTTTCAATCGATACCAATGGGGATCACAGTTTTGAAGACGAGGTTATACTCGCCAATTATTCTCAGGGTCTTAAGTCGGTTTCGATTAAGCCTATTCCCAAAGATCAAACCCCGCTGATGCAACTTGCAATCGAGGTAAATATTAAGAATCTGGTTGCTTCAATTCATGCAGATGACGGGGCGCACGGCTCTCACTGCGCCGGTATCGCCGCAGGTTTTAACATTTTCGGCTCCGATTCTACAAATGGATTTGATGGAATTGCGCCGGAATCTGAACTGATAAGTCTTAAAATCAGCGAAGGGAACATTGGCGAGCTTTCTACAACCGGAAGCATTTTAAGCGCGTTTCAATTTGCCGCATCTATCTCTGACACAAGTGAAAAGCCGGTGGTTGTCAATATGAGTTTTGGTGTGCCGTCGGTTTTTGAAGGAAACGCAGTGATGGAAGAAATCTTAGATACGATGATATTGAATCACCCCAATCTCTATGTTTGTCTTTCTAACAGCAACGAAGGGCCCGGCCTTTCAACGACAGGGTTACCCTCAGGCTCATGCGAAGCAATTTCAGTGGGAGCTTTTTTACCAAGCGAAGTTTCAAGAGATGTCTTGGCAAATGAGATTCCTGAAGGAAAAATATGGGGTTTCAGCAGCAGGGGAGGTGAGTATGCGAAACC
Protein-coding regions in this window:
- a CDS encoding glycosyltransferase family 2 protein, which gives rise to MASEHQPDISYVIPLYNESESLPELIDQIKDALTKSNLATLFGRKPQIEILLINDGSSDGSDKVAKQLIQKNPEIKLISFRRNYGKSAALDAGFKEAKGRYVITMDADLQDSPYETEPLIRKVEEGFDLVSGWKQKRFDPLSKTIPSKLFNFVTSRLAGIPIHDFNCGLKIYRNDVVKSVHVYGEMHRYIPVLAKWNGFTVSELVVEHRARKYGSTKFGISRFFYGFLDLLTVLFITKYMKRPMHFFGVFGIICTFSGSALGLYLTIEKLFYDAYLSNRPMLFLSVLLIILGVQLFMGGLLGEMITKSYHRVESYLIKERINFEN